In Xanthomonas theicola, a single genomic region encodes these proteins:
- the ptsP gene encoding phosphoenolpyruvate--protein phosphotransferase — MTQTHPPVLVASELVRVDAQARDKADAIAQAAQLLVAAGCVPPAYAASMLRREALANTFLGRGVAIPHCTGDDRHLVQRDGIAVLQLRDGVEWNPGQTTHLVVAIAAQSDTHITLLRRLTRLIQDQPRLDALFASDDPQAIVDALSQDPATATASGAAVADLGERFDWTVAYPAGLHARPATRWVETARGFAARIQVRAGEQTGDAKNLVSLLQLGLHAGDTVTISAEGQDAAAALARLRSVIDGLTAQETADAQAAAQRRATPVAGWTPPQAQPAILGIGASPGLAIGVVHKLAGNDGPVADAPVPLSDGGALLHDALLRTRQQLQAIENDTRRRLGAGDAAIFRAQAELLNDTDLITLACQLMVEGHGVAWSWQQAVERMANKLSALGNAVLAGRASDLRDVGCRVLAQIDPSLASGSLDHLPDRPCILLASDLSPSDTAHLDTRRVLGLATALGGPTSHTAILSRTLGLPALVAGGPGLLELQDGASVIVDGSTGRLYLAPSHADLASARAYIEAQRQLREHEAAQRNQPAQTLDGHRIEIGANVNLPDQVALALARGAESVGLMRTEFLFLERGSIPSEDEQYATYIAMAQALDGRALIVRALDIGGDKQVAHLNLPREDNPFLGVRGARLLLRRADLLQPQLRALYRAAKDGAKLAIMFPMITSAAEILALRAACERLRAELDAPQVPLGIMIEVPAAAIQADALARHADFFSIGTNDLTQYTLAIDRQNPDLAAEADSLHPAVLRLIRTTVEGAARHGRWVGVCGGLAGDAFGAALLAGLGVHELSMTPNDVPVVKARLRGSRLDALQALAQRALDCESAADVRALDGAGA; from the coding sequence GTGACCCAGACGCATCCCCCCGTATTGGTCGCCAGCGAACTGGTCCGCGTCGACGCACAGGCCCGCGACAAGGCCGATGCCATCGCCCAGGCCGCGCAGCTGCTGGTCGCCGCCGGCTGCGTGCCGCCGGCCTACGCGGCCAGCATGCTGCGCCGCGAGGCGCTGGCCAACACCTTCCTCGGCCGCGGCGTCGCGATCCCGCACTGCACCGGCGACGACCGCCACCTGGTCCAGCGCGACGGCATCGCGGTGCTGCAGCTGCGCGACGGGGTGGAATGGAATCCCGGCCAGACCACGCACTTGGTGGTCGCCATCGCCGCGCAGTCCGATACCCACATCACCCTGTTGCGGCGCCTGACCCGATTGATCCAGGACCAGCCGCGGCTGGACGCGCTGTTCGCCAGCGACGACCCGCAGGCGATCGTCGACGCGCTGAGCCAGGATCCGGCCACCGCCACCGCCAGCGGCGCTGCGGTCGCCGACCTCGGCGAGCGCTTTGACTGGACCGTCGCCTACCCCGCCGGCCTGCATGCGCGCCCGGCCACGCGCTGGGTGGAGACGGCGCGCGGCTTCGCGGCGCGGATCCAGGTGCGCGCCGGCGAGCAGACCGGCGACGCCAAGAACCTGGTGTCGCTGCTGCAACTGGGCCTGCATGCCGGCGACACGGTGACGATCTCGGCCGAAGGCCAGGACGCCGCCGCCGCGCTGGCGCGGCTGCGCAGTGTCATCGACGGCCTGACCGCGCAGGAAACCGCCGACGCGCAGGCCGCGGCACAGCGCCGGGCCACGCCGGTCGCCGGCTGGACCCCGCCGCAGGCGCAGCCGGCCATCCTCGGCATCGGCGCCAGCCCCGGCCTGGCGATCGGCGTGGTGCACAAGCTGGCCGGCAACGACGGCCCGGTGGCGGATGCGCCGGTGCCGCTCAGCGACGGCGGCGCGCTGCTGCACGACGCGCTGCTGCGCACACGCCAGCAATTGCAGGCGATCGAGAACGACACCCGGCGCCGGCTCGGCGCCGGCGACGCGGCGATCTTCCGCGCCCAGGCCGAACTACTCAACGACACCGACCTGATCACCCTGGCCTGCCAGCTGATGGTCGAGGGCCACGGCGTGGCCTGGTCCTGGCAGCAGGCGGTCGAGCGCATGGCCAACAAGCTGTCGGCGCTGGGCAACGCGGTGCTGGCCGGGCGCGCCAGCGATCTGCGCGATGTCGGCTGCCGGGTGCTGGCGCAGATCGACCCGAGCCTGGCCAGTGGCAGCCTGGACCACCTGCCGGACCGTCCCTGCATCCTGCTCGCCAGCGACCTGTCGCCGTCGGACACCGCGCACCTGGACACCCGCCGCGTGCTCGGCCTGGCCACCGCGCTGGGCGGGCCGACCTCGCATACCGCGATCCTGTCGCGCACGCTGGGCCTGCCGGCGCTGGTCGCCGGCGGGCCGGGCCTGCTGGAACTGCAGGACGGCGCCAGCGTGATTGTCGACGGCAGCACTGGCCGCCTGTACCTGGCGCCCTCGCACGCCGATCTGGCCTCGGCACGCGCCTACATCGAAGCACAGCGCCAGTTGCGCGAGCACGAGGCCGCACAGCGCAACCAGCCGGCGCAGACCCTGGACGGCCACCGGATCGAGATCGGCGCCAACGTCAATCTGCCCGACCAGGTGGCGCTGGCGCTGGCGCGGGGCGCCGAGAGCGTGGGCCTGATGCGCACCGAGTTCCTGTTCCTGGAACGCGGCAGCATTCCAAGCGAGGACGAGCAATACGCGACCTATATCGCGATGGCCCAGGCGCTGGACGGACGCGCGCTGATCGTGCGCGCGCTGGACATCGGCGGCGACAAGCAGGTCGCGCACCTGAACCTGCCGCGCGAGGACAACCCGTTCCTGGGCGTGCGCGGCGCGCGCCTGCTGCTGCGCCGCGCCGACCTGCTGCAACCGCAGTTGCGCGCGCTGTACCGCGCGGCCAAGGACGGCGCCAAGCTGGCGATCATGTTCCCGATGATCACCTCGGCGGCGGAGATCCTCGCGCTGCGCGCCGCGTGCGAGCGCCTGCGCGCGGAGCTGGACGCGCCCCAAGTACCGCTGGGAATCATGATCGAAGTGCCGGCCGCGGCGATCCAGGCCGACGCGCTGGCGCGGCATGCCGACTTCTTCTCGATCGGCACCAACGACCTGACCCAGTACACGCTGGCGATCGACCGGCAGAACCCGGACCTGGCCGCGGAGGCCGACAGCCTGCACCCGGCGGTGCTGCGCCTGATCCGCACCACCGTGGAGGGCGCGGCGCGCCACGGACGCTGGGTCGGCGTGTGCGGCGGACTGGCCGGCGATGCGTTCGGCGCCGCGCTGCTGGCCGGCCTGGGCGTGCACGAACTGTCGATGACCCCCAACGACGTGCCGGTGGTGAAGGCACGCCTGCGCGGCAGCCGCCTGGACGCGCTGCAGGCGCTGGCGCAGCGGG
- a CDS encoding LacI family DNA-binding transcriptional regulator, whose product MSVSIHDVARVAGVSTSTVSRALGQGPVSGEVRVRVEAAVRETGYRPNLMARRLRSQHSGIVGLIVADIRNPFFTAAIRAVEDVAYRAGMRVILCNTDEDPQREALYLQLMQEERVSGLIFAPTRTTQSRLPKLNFDYPVVLIDRAGKAGAHDSVVLDNAAAMAVLIEHLAERGLRRIGGLFGRTSSTAAERRDAYLAAMQAHGLAPSYREVAPSAEAASAQVQAWLAQPDRPEALVASNSLLLMGALKAARGAGLRIPQELALAGFDNDNWTELVEPGMTVIAQPVEEMGRTAMSLLLERLNAPALPVRKVVLSGRCIVRGSSLR is encoded by the coding sequence GTGAGTGTCAGCATTCATGACGTGGCCCGGGTGGCAGGGGTCTCGACCTCCACGGTGTCGCGCGCGCTGGGCCAGGGGCCGGTCAGCGGGGAGGTGCGGGTGCGGGTGGAAGCGGCGGTGCGCGAGACCGGTTACCGGCCGAACCTGATGGCGCGGCGGTTGCGCTCGCAGCATTCGGGCATCGTCGGACTGATCGTTGCCGACATCCGCAATCCGTTCTTCACCGCCGCGATCCGCGCGGTCGAGGACGTAGCCTACCGCGCCGGCATGCGCGTGATCCTGTGCAACACCGACGAGGATCCGCAGCGCGAGGCGCTGTACCTGCAACTGATGCAGGAAGAGCGGGTCAGCGGCCTGATCTTCGCGCCGACCCGCACCACCCAGAGCCGGTTGCCCAAGCTGAATTTCGATTATCCGGTGGTGCTGATCGACCGCGCCGGCAAGGCCGGCGCGCACGACAGCGTGGTGCTCGACAACGCCGCGGCGATGGCGGTGCTGATCGAGCACCTCGCCGAACGCGGCCTACGCCGCATCGGCGGCCTGTTCGGCAGGACCAGCAGCACCGCCGCCGAGCGCCGCGACGCCTACCTGGCGGCGATGCAGGCGCACGGCCTGGCGCCGAGCTACCGCGAGGTGGCGCCGAGTGCGGAGGCGGCGAGCGCGCAGGTGCAGGCCTGGCTGGCGCAGCCCGATCGCCCCGAGGCGCTGGTGGCCAGCAACAGCCTGTTGCTGATGGGCGCGCTGAAGGCCGCGCGCGGCGCCGGCCTGCGCATTCCGCAAGAGCTGGCGCTGGCGGGGTTCGACAACGACAACTGGACCGAATTGGTCGAGCCCGGCATGACCGTGATCGCGCAGCCGGTGGAGGAAATGGGCCGCACCGCGATGTCGCTGCTGTTGGAACGGCTCAATGCGCCGGCCCTGCCGGTGCGCAAGGTGGTGTTGAGCGGACGCTGCATCGTGCGCGGGTCGAGCCTGCGCTGA
- a CDS encoding transposase encodes MSHAPRSLVDVEAELAHWKTLHGEGKLGPQSFSEHARLIKMACDVFLQLPRESNAMRTQRLRQRYGAEHPWPRITWNDAEALVLACWVRLDGSERRGTQPDPTTAPL; translated from the coding sequence TTGAGCCACGCTCCGCGCTCGCTCGTGGATGTCGAAGCCGAACTCGCGCATTGGAAGACATTGCACGGCGAAGGCAAGCTGGGCCCACAGTCCTTCAGCGAGCATGCGCGTTTGATCAAGATGGCCTGCGACGTGTTCCTGCAACTGCCGCGCGAATCCAACGCGATGCGCACGCAGCGCCTGCGTCAGCGCTACGGCGCCGAGCACCCCTGGCCGCGCATCACCTGGAACGACGCCGAAGCCTTGGTGCTGGCCTGCTGGGTCAGGCTGGACGGTTCCGAACGGCGCGGCACCCAGCCCGATCCGACCACGGCCCCTCTCTGA
- a CDS encoding nucleotide sugar dehydrogenase yields MPVAIMFDPAQLRIAVIGLGYVGLPLAVAFGARHDTLGYDIDAQRVAQLCHGHDRTLEMQADDLRSGVHLRYSADAGALRDRNVYIVTVPTPIDAREQPDLQPLRQASELLAGVLKRGDLVIYESTVYPGTTEEVCVPLLEQGSGLRCNEDFHCGYSPERVNPGDRQRRLTDIRKITSGSSAAAADAVDALYAGIIGAGTWRAPSIRVAEAAKVVENIQRDVNIALVNELALIFDRLGIDTQDVLEAAGTKWNFLPFRPGLVGGHCIGVDPYYLLHKSESMGYHPDLIHTARQVNNRVGAHVAARVRALLADKGVDMAAAAVLVLGVTFKENCPDLRNSRALELVHALAASGAQVDACDPWADPQLAREHGAVELLPAPAAGRYDAVVLAVAHDQYRALDAAQIRALGTPNLVVYDVKSVWPRAAVDDRL; encoded by the coding sequence ATGCCCGTCGCTATCATGTTCGATCCCGCGCAGCTGCGCATCGCCGTCATCGGCCTGGGTTATGTCGGCCTGCCGCTGGCAGTGGCCTTCGGCGCGCGCCACGACACGCTCGGCTACGACATCGATGCGCAGCGCGTGGCGCAGCTGTGCCACGGCCACGACCGGACCCTGGAGATGCAGGCCGACGACTTGCGCAGCGGCGTGCACCTGCGCTACAGCGCCGATGCGGGCGCGCTGCGCGACCGCAATGTCTACATCGTCACCGTGCCGACCCCGATCGATGCCCGCGAACAGCCCGACCTGCAACCGCTGCGCCAGGCCAGTGAGCTGCTCGCCGGCGTGCTCAAGCGTGGCGACCTGGTGATCTACGAGTCCACGGTGTACCCGGGCACCACCGAAGAGGTGTGCGTGCCGCTGCTGGAACAGGGCTCGGGATTGCGCTGCAACGAAGACTTCCACTGCGGCTACAGCCCGGAGCGGGTCAATCCGGGCGACCGCCAGCGGCGCCTGACCGACATCCGCAAGATCACCTCCGGTTCCAGCGCCGCGGCCGCCGATGCGGTCGATGCGCTGTACGCCGGCATCATCGGCGCAGGCACCTGGCGTGCGCCGTCGATCCGCGTGGCCGAGGCGGCGAAGGTGGTGGAGAACATCCAGCGCGACGTGAACATCGCCCTGGTCAACGAACTGGCGCTGATCTTCGACCGCCTCGGCATCGATACCCAGGACGTGCTGGAGGCGGCCGGCACCAAGTGGAATTTCCTGCCGTTCCGCCCCGGGCTGGTCGGCGGCCACTGCATCGGCGTGGACCCGTACTACCTGCTGCACAAGTCCGAGAGCATGGGCTATCACCCGGACCTGATCCACACCGCGCGCCAGGTCAACAATCGGGTCGGCGCGCACGTCGCCGCGCGGGTGCGGGCGCTGTTGGCCGACAAGGGCGTGGACATGGCCGCGGCCGCGGTTCTGGTGCTCGGCGTCACCTTCAAGGAGAACTGCCCGGACCTGCGCAACAGCCGCGCGCTGGAGCTGGTGCATGCGCTGGCGGCCAGTGGCGCGCAGGTCGACGCCTGCGATCCGTGGGCCGATCCGCAGCTGGCGCGCGAGCACGGCGCGGTGGAGTTGCTGCCGGCGCCGGCAGCCGGCCGCTACGACGCGGTGGTGTTGGCGGTGGCGCACGACCAGTACCGCGCGCTGGATGCGGCGCAGATCCGCGCGCTGGGTACGCCGAACCTGGTGGTCTACGACGTCAAGTCGGTGTGGCCGCGCGCCGCGGTGGACGACCGCCTGTAG
- the uvrC gene encoding excinuclease ABC subunit UvrC: MTASPLPAFDGKAFAANLSTAPGVYRMYAADDTLLYVGKAGALRKRVSSYFSASPKNARTMAMLAQVARMDVTVTRSEGEALLLENQLIKSLAPRYNVSLRDDKSYPYVLLTGEEWPRIALHRGPRAVPGRYFGPYPGVTAVRETLNLMHKLFKLRSCEDSVFRNRSRPCLQYQIGRCSAPCVALVAADEYAESVRRATLFLEGRSDQLGDELVQAMQAASEQLEFERAARLRDLLGSLRSMQSRQYVDGRAADLDVLACATQGANACVLLLAFRDGRNLGTRAFFPKTNGEDSAAEVLGAFVSQYYAEHPPPREVLLDREIADAEMIEAALGSAAERKVQLRWNVRGERAGYLELASRNAQATLATELTSRNAQHARSEALRQMLGLAAPARRAECFDISHTMGEATVASCVVFDASGPVRSQYRRYNISGIEPGDDYAAMRQAIERRFRRVAEGEGKGDAVLPDVLLIDGGAGQLAQANAALADLGVDGILVIGVAKGAERRAGHETLVMPDGRELRPGAASPALQFIQQVRDEAHRFAITGHRGRRQKARMTSKLEDIPGIGPRRRASLLKHFGGLAGLKAAGEAEIARVEGINDALAARIYANLHGLPVPDPAGE, encoded by the coding sequence ATGACCGCGTCTCCGCTGCCCGCGTTCGACGGCAAGGCCTTCGCCGCCAATCTCAGCACCGCGCCCGGCGTCTACCGCATGTACGCGGCCGACGACACCTTGCTCTACGTCGGCAAGGCCGGCGCGCTGCGCAAGCGCGTCTCCAGCTATTTCAGCGCCTCGCCGAAGAACGCGCGGACCATGGCGATGCTGGCCCAGGTTGCGCGCATGGACGTCACCGTCACCCGCAGCGAAGGCGAGGCGCTGCTGCTGGAAAACCAACTGATCAAGTCGCTGGCGCCGCGCTACAACGTATCGCTGCGCGACGACAAGAGCTATCCCTATGTGCTGTTGACCGGCGAGGAATGGCCGCGGATCGCGCTGCACCGCGGCCCGCGCGCGGTGCCGGGGCGCTACTTCGGCCCGTATCCGGGCGTCACCGCGGTGCGCGAGACGCTGAACCTGATGCACAAGCTGTTCAAGCTGCGCAGCTGCGAGGACAGCGTGTTCCGCAACCGCTCGCGGCCGTGCCTGCAGTACCAGATCGGCCGTTGCAGCGCGCCGTGCGTGGCGCTGGTGGCGGCTGACGAGTATGCCGAGTCGGTGCGCCGCGCCACGCTGTTCCTGGAAGGGCGCAGCGACCAGCTCGGCGACGAACTGGTGCAGGCGATGCAAGCCGCCAGCGAGCAGCTGGAGTTCGAGCGCGCCGCGCGCCTGCGCGACCTGCTCGGCTCGCTGCGCAGCATGCAGAGCCGGCAGTACGTGGACGGCCGCGCCGCCGACCTGGACGTGCTCGCCTGCGCCACGCAGGGCGCCAATGCCTGCGTGCTGCTGCTGGCGTTCCGCGACGGCCGCAATCTCGGCACGCGCGCGTTCTTTCCCAAGACCAACGGCGAGGACAGCGCCGCCGAGGTGCTCGGCGCGTTCGTGTCGCAGTACTACGCCGAGCATCCGCCGCCGCGCGAGGTGCTGCTGGACCGCGAGATCGCCGACGCGGAGATGATCGAGGCGGCGCTGGGGTCGGCCGCCGAGCGCAAGGTGCAGCTGCGCTGGAACGTGCGCGGCGAGCGCGCCGGCTACCTGGAACTGGCCAGCCGCAACGCGCAGGCCACGCTGGCCACCGAACTGACCAGCCGCAACGCGCAGCACGCGCGCAGCGAGGCGCTGCGCCAGATGCTGGGGCTGGCCGCGCCGGCCAGGCGCGCGGAGTGCTTCGACATCAGCCACACCATGGGCGAGGCCACCGTCGCCTCGTGCGTGGTGTTCGACGCCAGCGGTCCGGTGCGCAGCCAGTACCGGCGCTACAACATCAGCGGCATCGAGCCGGGCGACGACTACGCGGCGATGCGCCAGGCGATCGAGCGCCGCTTCCGCCGCGTGGCGGAGGGCGAGGGCAAGGGCGATGCGGTGCTGCCCGACGTGCTGCTGATCGACGGCGGCGCCGGCCAGCTGGCGCAGGCCAACGCCGCGCTCGCCGACCTGGGCGTGGACGGCATCCTGGTGATCGGCGTGGCCAAGGGCGCCGAACGCCGCGCCGGCCACGAAACGCTGGTGATGCCGGACGGGCGCGAACTGCGCCCCGGCGCGGCGTCGCCGGCGCTGCAGTTCATTCAGCAGGTGCGTGACGAGGCGCACCGTTTCGCGATCACCGGCCACCGCGGGCGGCGCCAGAAGGCGCGCATGACCAGTAAGCTGGAGGACATTCCCGGCATCGGTCCGCGCCGCCGCGCCAGCCTGTTGAAGCATTTCGGCGGGCTGGCCGGACTCAAGGCTGCCGGCGAAGCGGAGATCGCGCGCGTGGAAGGCATCAACGACGCGCTCGCCGCGCGAATCTACGCTAACCTGCACGGGCTGCCGGTGCCCGATCCGGCAGGCGAGTAG
- the pgsA gene encoding CDP-diacylglycerol--glycerol-3-phosphate 3-phosphatidyltransferase, giving the protein MKLTIPTWLTLLRIVMIPVLVLVFYLPYTWTNFASAAIFGLAAFTDWLDGWVARRYHQYSAFGAFLDPVADKLMVAVALFLIVQGHPTPWMAFWAAVIVGREIAVSALREWMAEIGQRAKVRVAMIGKVKTTAQMVALLCLLYSVMPDGSPPESVWMGLFIFHVGDWTLAIAAILTLLSGIQYLHAAWPSLRADERAAVADKNAKKIEGNG; this is encoded by the coding sequence ATGAAGTTGACCATCCCCACCTGGCTGACGCTGCTGCGGATCGTGATGATTCCGGTGCTGGTGCTGGTGTTCTACCTTCCCTATACGTGGACCAACTTCGCCTCGGCGGCGATCTTCGGCCTGGCCGCGTTCACCGACTGGCTGGACGGCTGGGTGGCGCGGCGCTATCACCAGTACTCCGCGTTCGGCGCGTTCCTGGACCCGGTGGCCGACAAGCTGATGGTGGCGGTGGCGCTGTTCCTGATCGTGCAGGGCCACCCGACGCCGTGGATGGCGTTCTGGGCGGCGGTGATCGTCGGCCGCGAGATCGCGGTGTCGGCGCTGCGCGAATGGATGGCCGAGATCGGCCAGCGCGCCAAGGTGCGGGTGGCGATGATCGGCAAGGTCAAGACCACCGCGCAGATGGTGGCGCTGCTGTGCCTGCTGTATTCGGTGATGCCCGACGGCTCGCCGCCGGAAAGCGTGTGGATGGGCTTGTTCATTTTCCATGTCGGCGACTGGACGCTGGCGATCGCCGCGATCCTGACCCTGCTGTCCGGCATCCAGTACCTGCACGCGGCCTGGCCCAGCCTGCGCGCCGACGAGCGCGCTGCGGTGGCGGACAAGAATGCGAAGAAAATCGAAGGCAACGGTTGA
- a CDS encoding IS3 family transposase (programmed frameshift): MKKRFSEEQIIGFLREAEAGVAVKDLCRRHGFSEASYYLWRSKFGGMSVPEAKRLKELEAENTRLKKLLAEQLFENDVIKDALRKKLVTAPARRMLVRHLMERGLPERRALAVVRMSASALRYVPRPDRNVELRERILALAQRHKRYGVGMIYLKLRQEQWPVNYKRVERLYQEARLQVRRRKRKKVLLGERQPLLRPGTANQVWSMDFVFDRTAEGRVLKALTIVDDATHEAVAIEVERAISGHGVARVLDRLALTRGLPQVIRTDNGKEFCGKTMVTWAHERGVQLRLIQPGKPNQNAYIESFNGRLRDECLNEHWFPRLLHARTEIETWRREYNEERPKKILGGLTPAAYAQQLAAKAATMKPGL, from the exons GTGAAGAAGCGCTTTTCCGAAGAGCAGATCATCGGCTTCCTGCGTGAGGCCGAAGCCGGCGTGGCGGTGAAGGACCTGTGCCGGCGGCACGGGTTCAGCGAGGCCTCCTACTACCTGTGGCGCAGCAAGTTCGGCGGCATGAGCGTGCCGGAGGCCAAGCGGCTCAAGGAGCTGGAGGCGGAGAACACGCGGCTGAAGAAGCTGCTGGCCGAGCAGCTGTTCGAGAACGACGTCATCAAGGACGCCCTGCGAAAAAAGT TGGTGACCGCACCGGCGCGCAGGATGCTGGTGCGGCACCTGATGGAGCGCGGGCTCCCTGAGCGGCGGGCGCTGGCCGTGGTGCGGATGAGCGCCAGCGCGCTGCGCTACGTCCCACGTCCGGATCGCAACGTCGAGCTGCGCGAGCGGATCCTGGCGCTAGCGCAGCGGCACAAGCGCTACGGCGTCGGGATGATCTATCTGAAGCTGCGGCAGGAGCAGTGGCCGGTGAACTACAAGCGGGTGGAACGGCTGTATCAGGAGGCCAGGTTGCAGGTGCGCCGGCGCAAGCGGAAGAAGGTGCTGCTGGGCGAGCGCCAACCGTTGCTTCGGCCTGGAACCGCCAACCAGGTCTGGTCGATGGACTTCGTGTTCGACCGCACCGCCGAGGGCCGGGTGCTCAAGGCCCTGACCATCGTCGACGATGCCACGCACGAGGCGGTGGCGATCGAGGTGGAGCGGGCCATCTCCGGCCACGGCGTGGCCCGGGTGCTGGATCGGCTGGCGCTGACACGGGGTCTGCCGCAGGTGATCCGCACCGACAACGGCAAGGAGTTCTGCGGCAAGACGATGGTGACGTGGGCCCACGAGCGCGGTGTGCAGCTGCGCTTGATCCAGCCAGGCAAGCCGAACCAGAACGCCTACATCGAGAGCTTCAACGGCCGCCTGCGCGACGAATGCCTCAACGAGCACTGGTTCCCGAGGCTGCTGCACGCCCGCACCGAGATCGAGACCTGGCGACGGGAATATAACGAGGAGCGACCGAAGAAGATCTTGGGCGGCCTGACCCCGGCCGCCTATGCCCAACAGCTAGCGGCCAAAGCCGCTACGATGAAACCCGGACTCTAA
- a CDS encoding DUF4189 domain-containing protein, with translation MTYRKLLCCVGSFLLAGNACAEGACPPGQYPIGGQGAVGCAPIPQNQSIQQAPRPTGRWIETWGAIAMGSIDSINSYGVTTGKLSKSEAESDALRRCASHGETNCQIGVAYKNQCAAIAEPQMQGKTFDGGGSTFAGEVSIPKASEVALERCKKANANFSVAACKIIYTACTEQIFERY, from the coding sequence ATGACGTACAGAAAACTCCTTTGTTGTGTTGGCTCTTTTTTACTTGCAGGTAACGCCTGCGCGGAAGGTGCGTGCCCACCGGGTCAATATCCGATCGGTGGACAAGGTGCTGTTGGTTGCGCTCCAATCCCGCAAAATCAATCGATCCAGCAAGCACCTCGCCCGACAGGCAGATGGATCGAAACATGGGGGGCGATCGCCATGGGCTCAATTGATTCAATCAACAGCTATGGAGTTACTACGGGGAAGCTGTCGAAATCGGAGGCAGAAAGCGATGCTCTGCGACGTTGTGCGTCGCACGGTGAAACGAATTGCCAAATCGGGGTCGCCTACAAAAACCAGTGCGCAGCCATTGCAGAGCCACAAATGCAGGGGAAAACATTTGATGGAGGGGGCTCGACGTTCGCAGGGGAAGTGAGCATTCCAAAGGCAAGTGAAGTCGCATTGGAGAGATGCAAAAAAGCCAATGCAAATTTTTCCGTGGCAGCTTGCAAGATTATCTATACCGCATGTACAGAACAGATCTTTGAAAGATATTGA
- a CDS encoding IS5 family transposase — protein MQLSFGDAEYNGKRKQTRRERLLAEMDQVVPWKDLLALIAPHYPKSGHPGRQPYPLETMLRIHFLQQWYALSDPGAEEALYDTASMRRFARIGGLDEVPDETTILNFRRLLETHDLARTLFNRVNAHLSRKGQSLRGGTIVDATIIAAPSSTKNKNGERDPEMHQTKKGNQYYFGMKAHIGVDDESGLVHHLECTAANAADITQAHKLLHGKEDTVCGDSGYTGLAKREEMASKRKLRYLIAEKPSKLKQIKSKRELKWAQRWEHAKASLRAKVEHPFRVIKRQFGYVKVRYRGLAKNTAQVLTLFALSNLWLKRKQLLPVVGRVCL, from the coding sequence ATGCAATTGTCTTTCGGCGACGCGGAGTACAACGGCAAGCGCAAGCAGACGCGGCGCGAAAGGTTGCTGGCCGAGATGGATCAGGTGGTGCCGTGGAAAGACCTGCTGGCGCTGATCGCGCCGCACTATCCGAAGTCGGGCCATCCGGGCCGTCAGCCGTACCCGCTGGAGACAATGCTGCGCATCCACTTTCTGCAGCAGTGGTACGCACTGAGCGACCCGGGCGCGGAAGAAGCCTTGTACGACACGGCGTCGATGCGCCGTTTCGCCAGGATCGGCGGGTTGGATGAGGTGCCGGACGAGACCACGATCCTCAACTTCCGCCGGTTGCTGGAGACGCACGATCTGGCGCGCACGCTGTTCAACCGGGTCAACGCGCACCTATCGCGCAAGGGCCAGAGCCTGCGCGGCGGCACCATCGTGGACGCCACGATCATTGCCGCGCCCAGCTCGACCAAGAACAAGAACGGCGAGCGCGACCCGGAAATGCACCAGACCAAGAAGGGCAATCAGTACTACTTCGGGATGAAAGCGCACATCGGCGTGGACGATGAGTCCGGGCTGGTGCACCACTTGGAATGCACGGCGGCCAACGCCGCAGATATCACCCAGGCGCACAAGCTGCTGCACGGCAAGGAAGACACGGTATGCGGCGACAGCGGCTACACCGGGCTGGCCAAGCGCGAGGAGATGGCGAGCAAGCGCAAGCTGCGCTATCTGATCGCGGAGAAGCCCTCGAAGCTGAAGCAGATCAAGAGCAAGCGCGAATTGAAGTGGGCACAGCGCTGGGAGCACGCCAAGGCCAGCCTGAGGGCGAAGGTGGAGCATCCGTTCCGGGTGATCAAGCGCCAGTTTGGCTACGTCAAGGTGCGCTATCGCGGCCTGGCGAAGAACACGGCGCAAGTGCTGACGCTGTTTGCGCTGTCGAACCTGTGGCTGAAGCGAAAGCAGTTGCTGCCTGTCGTGGGGAGGGTGTGCCTGTAA